Proteins encoded within one genomic window of Apis mellifera strain DH4 linkage group LG1, Amel_HAv3.1, whole genome shotgun sequence:
- the LOC409282 gene encoding bromodomain-containing protein DDB_G0280777 isoform X2: protein MNNSLDQDFEEFRFSNQNKICKDDAVDDLQKFDKHIDDQNSIFSLRFSLFSCEICKKQFVTKKQLRIHIHTHLGRPRIVLRRVTNLKSFKKKHSNTYWLDPEKKGSLKLTLKKQNFTDSLKLKLKKSSESEDFTVVKSNINLGIENHSQRDVAGAKENDQRHEKNTENSINQPFENVMVEQQDEYGNIKFNTEEHNPLEENDRPPIDVNEGDSGVGSDMANPSEKEDQNVDDLQSSDQYDNSDKRFSETEDHEESDALEATCRETIENLKKLGEQSGSRSMNQLIENSGIEEDDDRGHESNMIHNLEENPAISIISKSTTFSNHTTDCTTVCEDEDKPEESTETTASFNWSQLSTNISNKNNESSKENEEQSDHGGDNNIDNAGSLLQNLIEHQRHNQNETLNNLPPETEYVSLEKLAETVNTCRVCNEKFKDIAHLDEHRNKAGHYQCNIPECINLIFNSPLEVSMHKAQMHGTPLSPSVSQLSPHLNTSSPHLNQNSPHLSQTSPQLNTHSPHAVSMESPNTPNSQQINRNSPLTSPHQTNSPTYNTVASTGQQIIPPVNFEQLPAPVQQLAQQVQRMPLPQTQMPPSLPPGANTMIPGPNYFVQPPGRPPLYRVPGPQGMHYPPHIAHLYPQYGPGPYPQMTAPPQMHSQLPQQISRGRYPTVAQSNRAPRVPQTGSTPRQRMKRPMQQSMQVQQNNSAIKQRRMDVLLPDRNEDADCHVIAQQKRNDGLPVIQNVQGATTQQTSRNDSTIHLTDSITLSVRQPGSAPAQVQNTSGASGKKSDAKAVANVLAARGITVTPAANKNKSSEQNKQQIPPQQQRTTSSQQPLNVTALTLNSAISIIPASSQKKQQEQGQFAVPHNKQNKTAVNEVERPPRPPTVDLTQDGPPQIPVVRRGRPPRALLTCQVCDKNFQNQEMLTQHMATHRAPSKLLHKCNLCPAQYPTVQALTTHKQAYHKEVDTVAQNGGAELALPVVDLKSPHVLNRLSNLGIQSYIPLSQLSAQTGGYFGLPIITIDGARNPNTCNLGALGATSILSLGPLKHLSNR, encoded by the exons ATGAACAATTCATTGGATCAAGACTTTGAGGAATTTAGATTTTCAAAccaaaacaaaatttgtaaaGACGATGCAGTGGatgatttgcaaaaatttg ataaacaTATAGATgatcaaaattcaatattttcattacgattttcgttatttagttgtgaaatttgtaaaaaacaatttgtaaCAAAAAAGCAGTTACGTATTCATATTCATACACATTTAGGAAGACCACGTATAGTTTTAAGGAGAGTTACAAATCTAAaaagttttaagaaaaaacaCAGTAATACATATTGGTTAGATCCAGAGAAAAAGGGTTctctaaaattaacattaaaaaaacaaaatttcactgATTCTCTGAAACTTAAACTGAAGAAATCATCTGAATCAGAAGATTTTACTGTCGTGAAAAGCAATATTAATTTGGGAATAGAAAATCACAGTCAAAGAGACGTGGCTGGAGCAAAGGAAAATGATCAAAgacatgaaaaaaatacagaaaattcaattaatcagCCGTTTGAAAACGTGATGGTAGAGCAACAG gatgaatatggaaatattaaatttaatactgaAGAACATAATCCATTGGAAGAAAATGATAGACCACCCATAGATGTCAATGAGGGTGATTCAGGTGTAGGAAGTGATATGGCAAATCCATCTGAAAAGGAAGATCAAAATGTTGACGACCTACAAAGTTCAGATCAATATGATAATTCAGATAAAAGATTCTCTGAAACAGAAGATCATGAAGAATCGGATGCATTGGAAGCAACATGTAGAGAAACAattgaaaacttgaaaaaactTGGTGAACAATCTGg atctAGATCTATGaatcaattaattgaaaattcaggCATTGAAGAAGATGATGATAGAGGTCATGAATCCAATATGATAcataatttagaagaaaatccagctattagtattatttcaaaatcgacTACATTTTCAAATCATACAACAGATTGTACAACAGTGTGTGAGGATGAAGATAAACCTGAAGAATCGACAGAAACCACAGCTAGTTTTAATTGGAGTCAATTGTCCactaatatatcaaataaaaataatgagagttctaaagaaaatgaagaacaATCAGATCATGGGggtgataataatattgacaatGCTGGAtctcttttacaaaatttgattGAGCATCAGAGGCATAATCAAaatgaaacattaaataatttaccacCAGAAACTGAATATGTTTCTCTTGAAAAGTTAGCTGAAACTGTTAATACTTGTCGTgtttgtaatgaaaaatttaaggatATTGCTCATTTAGATGAGCACAGAAACAAAGCTGGACATTATCAATGCAATATTCCAGAAtgtattaatcttatttttaattcaccaTTGGAGGTTTCTATGCATAAAGCTCAAATGCATGGAACACCTCTTTCTCCTAGCGTGAGCCAATTGTCTCCTCATTTAAATACAAGTTCGCCTCATTTGAATCAAAATTCACCCCATTTGAGTCAAACATCTCCGCAGTTAAATACACATTCTCCTCATGCAGTGTCAATGGAATCTCCAAATACACCAAATTCTCAACAAATAAATAGGAATTCTCCTTTAACTTCTCCGCATCAAACAAATTCACCTACATATAATACAGTAGCTAGTACTGGACAGCAAATAATACCACCTGTTAATTTTGAACAACTACCTGCACCTGTTCAACAATTAGCTCAACAAGTACAACGTATGCCACTTCCACAAACGCAAATGCCTCCAAGTCTTCCACCAGGTGCAAATACAATGATCCCTGGTCCAAATTACTTTGTACAGCCACCAGGAAGACCGCCATTGTATAGAGTTCCTGGTCCACAGGGCATGCATTATCCTCCTCATATAGCACACCTATATCCGCAGTATGGACCGGGTCCATATCCGCAAATGACTGCACCACCACAAATGCATTCTCAATTGCCTCAACAAATTTCACGTGGAAGGTATCCTACTGTTGCACAAAGTAATCG GGCACCACGAGTTCCACAAACGGGATCAACTCCACGGCAACGTATGAAACGCCCTATGCAACAATCAATGCAAGTACAACAAAATAATTCTGCAATAAAACAACGAAGAATGGATGTTTTATTGCCAGATAGGAATGAAGATGCAGATTGTCATGTTATTGCGCAGCAGAAAAGAAATGATGGTTTACCCGTTATACAAAATGTTCAAGGTGCTACTACTCAACAGACAAGCAGAAATGATTCTACTATACATCTTACGGATTCCATAACTCTTAGTGTTAGACAACcag GTTCCGCTCCAGCTCAAGTGCAGAACACATCAGGTGCTAGCGGCAAGAAGTCCGATGCAAAGGCTGTGGCTAATGTACTGGCAGCCAGAGGTATTACTGTTACTCCAgcagcaaataaaaataaatcaagtgAACAAAACAAACAGCAGATACCTCCTCAGCAACAGAGGACTACATCTTCACAGCAGCCTTTAAATGTTACAGCGCTCACTCTGAATTCTGCTATTTCTATCATACCAGCTAGTTCACAAAAGAAACAACAAGAACAGGGTCAGTTTGCTGTTCCTCacaataaacaaaacaaaacagcGGTGAATGAAGTGGAAAGACCACCGAGACCTCCTACCGTAGATTTAACGCAAGATGGTCCACCACAAATACCAGTAGTTAGACGTGGAAGACCTCCACg AGCATTGCTTACTTGTCAAGtatgtgataaaaatttccaaaatcagGAAATGTTAACTCAACATATGGCTACCCATCGTGCACCAAGTAAATTACTTCACAA GTGTAATCTTTGTCCTGCCCAATATCCAACAGTTCAAGCGTTAACAACGCACAAACAAGCGTATCATAAAGAAGTTGACACCGTAGCACAAAATGGTGGTGCAGAATTAGCATTGCCAGTTGTAGATTTGAAATCCCCTCATGTGTTGAATCGTTTATCAAATCTTGGTATACAAAGTTATATTCCGCTGTCGCAGCTTAGTGCTCAAACGGGTGGATATTTTGGATTACCTATAATTACAATAGACGGTGCACGAAATCCTAATACTTGTAATTTAGGTGCGCTTGGTGCTACATCTATTCTAAGTCTGGGCCCTCTAAAGCATTTGTCAAACAG ATAG
- the LOC409282 gene encoding bromodomain-containing protein DDB_G0280777 isoform X1, whose protein sequence is MNNSLDQDFEEFRFSNQNKICKDDAVDDLQKFDKHIDDQNSIFSLRFSLFSCEICKKQFVTKKQLRIHIHTHLGRPRIVLRRVTNLKSFKKKHSNTYWLDPEKKGSLKLTLKKQNFTDSLKLKLKKSSESEDFTVVKSNINLGIENHSQRDVAGAKENDQRHEKNTENSINQPFENVMVEQQDEYGNIKFNTEEHNPLEENDRPPIDVNEGDSGVGSDMANPSEKEDQNVDDLQSSDQYDNSDKRFSETEDHEESDALEATCRETIENLKKLGEQSGSRSMNQLIENSGIEEDDDRGHESNMIHNLEENPAISIISKSTTFSNHTTDCTTVCEDEDKPEESTETTASFNWSQLSTNISNKNNESSKENEEQSDHGGDNNIDNAGSLLQNLIEHQRHNQNETLNNLPPETEYVSLEKLAETVNTCRVCNEKFKDIAHLDEHRNKAGHYQCNIPECINLIFNSPLEVSMHKAQMHGTPLSPSVSQLSPHLNTSSPHLNQNSPHLSQTSPQLNTHSPHAVSMESPNTPNSQQINRNSPLTSPHQTNSPTYNTVASTGQQIIPPVNFEQLPAPVQQLAQQVQRMPLPQTQMPPSLPPGANTMIPGPNYFVQPPGRPPLYRVPGPQGMHYPPHIAHLYPQYGPGPYPQMTAPPQMHSQLPQQISRGRYPTVAQSNRAPRVPQTGSTPRQRMKRPMQQSMQVQQNNSAIKQRRMDVLLPDRNEDADCHVIAQQKRNDGLPVIQNVQGATTQQTSRNDSTIHLTDSITLSVRQPGSAPAQVQNTSGASGKKSDAKAVANVLAARGITVTPAANKNKSSEQNKQQIPPQQQRTTSSQQPLNVTALTLNSAISIIPASSQKKQQEQGQFAVPHNKQNKTAVNEVERPPRPPTVDLTQDGPPQIPVVRRGRPPRALLTCQVCDKNFQNQEMLTQHMATHRAPSKLLHKCNLCPAQYPTVQALTTHKQAYHKEVDTVAQNGGAELALPVVDLKSPHVLNRLSNLGIQSYIPLSQLSAQTGGYFGLPIITIDGARNPNTCNLGALGATSILSLGPLKHLSNR, encoded by the exons ATGAACAATTCATTGGATCAAGACTTTGAGGAATTTAGATTTTCAAAccaaaacaaaatttgtaaaGACGATGCAGTGGatgatttgcaaaaatttg ataaacaTATAGATgatcaaaattcaatattttcattacgattttcgttatttagttgtgaaatttgtaaaaaacaatttgtaaCAAAAAAGCAGTTACGTATTCATATTCATACACATTTAGGAAGACCACGTATAGTTTTAAGGAGAGTTACAAATCTAAaaagttttaagaaaaaacaCAGTAATACATATTGGTTAGATCCAGAGAAAAAGGGTTctctaaaattaacattaaaaaaacaaaatttcactgATTCTCTGAAACTTAAACTGAAGAAATCATCTGAATCAGAAGATTTTACTGTCGTGAAAAGCAATATTAATTTGGGAATAGAAAATCACAGTCAAAGAGACGTGGCTGGAGCAAAGGAAAATGATCAAAgacatgaaaaaaatacagaaaattcaattaatcagCCGTTTGAAAACGTGATGGTAGAGCAACAG gatgaatatggaaatattaaatttaatactgaAGAACATAATCCATTGGAAGAAAATGATAGACCACCCATAGATGTCAATGAGGGTGATTCAGGTGTAGGAAGTGATATGGCAAATCCATCTGAAAAGGAAGATCAAAATGTTGACGACCTACAAAGTTCAGATCAATATGATAATTCAGATAAAAGATTCTCTGAAACAGAAGATCATGAAGAATCGGATGCATTGGAAGCAACATGTAGAGAAACAattgaaaacttgaaaaaactTGGTGAACAATCTGg atctAGATCTATGaatcaattaattgaaaattcaggCATTGAAGAAGATGATGATAGAGGTCATGAATCCAATATGATAcataatttagaagaaaatccagctattagtattatttcaaaatcgacTACATTTTCAAATCATACAACAGATTGTACAACAGTGTGTGAGGATGAAGATAAACCTGAAGAATCGACAGAAACCACAGCTAGTTTTAATTGGAGTCAATTGTCCactaatatatcaaataaaaataatgagagttctaaagaaaatgaagaacaATCAGATCATGGGggtgataataatattgacaatGCTGGAtctcttttacaaaatttgattGAGCATCAGAGGCATAATCAAaatgaaacattaaataatttaccacCAGAAACTGAATATGTTTCTCTTGAAAAGTTAGCTGAAACTGTTAATACTTGTCGTgtttgtaatgaaaaatttaaggatATTGCTCATTTAGATGAGCACAGAAACAAAGCTGGACATTATCAATGCAATATTCCAGAAtgtattaatcttatttttaattcaccaTTGGAGGTTTCTATGCATAAAGCTCAAATGCATGGAACACCTCTTTCTCCTAGCGTGAGCCAATTGTCTCCTCATTTAAATACAAGTTCGCCTCATTTGAATCAAAATTCACCCCATTTGAGTCAAACATCTCCGCAGTTAAATACACATTCTCCTCATGCAGTGTCAATGGAATCTCCAAATACACCAAATTCTCAACAAATAAATAGGAATTCTCCTTTAACTTCTCCGCATCAAACAAATTCACCTACATATAATACAGTAGCTAGTACTGGACAGCAAATAATACCACCTGTTAATTTTGAACAACTACCTGCACCTGTTCAACAATTAGCTCAACAAGTACAACGTATGCCACTTCCACAAACGCAAATGCCTCCAAGTCTTCCACCAGGTGCAAATACAATGATCCCTGGTCCAAATTACTTTGTACAGCCACCAGGAAGACCGCCATTGTATAGAGTTCCTGGTCCACAGGGCATGCATTATCCTCCTCATATAGCACACCTATATCCGCAGTATGGACCGGGTCCATATCCGCAAATGACTGCACCACCACAAATGCATTCTCAATTGCCTCAACAAATTTCACGTGGAAGGTATCCTACTGTTGCACAAAGTAATCG GGCACCACGAGTTCCACAAACGGGATCAACTCCACGGCAACGTATGAAACGCCCTATGCAACAATCAATGCAAGTACAACAAAATAATTCTGCAATAAAACAACGAAGAATGGATGTTTTATTGCCAGATAGGAATGAAGATGCAGATTGTCATGTTATTGCGCAGCAGAAAAGAAATGATGGTTTACCCGTTATACAAAATGTTCAAGGTGCTACTACTCAACAGACAAGCAGAAATGATTCTACTATACATCTTACGGATTCCATAACTCTTAGTGTTAGACAACcag GTTCCGCTCCAGCTCAAGTGCAGAACACATCAGGTGCTAGCGGCAAGAAGTCCGATGCAAAGGCTGTGGCTAATGTACTGGCAGCCAGAGGTATTACTGTTACTCCAgcagcaaataaaaataaatcaagtgAACAAAACAAACAGCAGATACCTCCTCAGCAACAGAGGACTACATCTTCACAGCAGCCTTTAAATGTTACAGCGCTCACTCTGAATTCTGCTATTTCTATCATACCAGCTAGTTCACAAAAGAAACAACAAGAACAGGGTCAGTTTGCTGTTCCTCacaataaacaaaacaaaacagcGGTGAATGAAGTGGAAAGACCACCGAGACCTCCTACCGTAGATTTAACGCAAGATGGTCCACCACAAATACCAGTAGTTAGACGTGGAAGACCTCCACg AGCATTGCTTACTTGTCAAGtatgtgataaaaatttccaaaatcagGAAATGTTAACTCAACATATGGCTACCCATCGTGCACCAAGTAAATTACTTCACAA GTGTAATCTTTGTCCTGCCCAATATCCAACAGTTCAAGCGTTAACAACGCACAAACAAGCGTATCATAAAGAAGTTGACACCGTAGCACAAAATGGTGGTGCAGAATTAGCATTGCCAGTTGTAGATTTGAAATCCCCTCATGTGTTGAATCGTTTATCAAATCTTGGTATACAAAGTTATATTCCGCTGTCGCAGCTTAGTGCTCAAACGGGTGGATATTTTGGATTACCTATAATTACAATAGACGGTGCACGAAATCCTAATACTTGTAATTTAGGTGCGCTTGGTGCTACATCTATTCTAAGTCTGGGCCCTCTAAAGCATTTGTCAAACAGGTAA
- the LOC551978 gene encoding dysbindin protein homolog yields the protein MFSTLRNKFQTVQEGISASIRGLTVIENPKQKKNNNIRNVNYNAGADILHRFQLQWNELHELAEENAGKAQEADKLIGTIYEKLEHEWKSLTCLNSTLAYIPKINNAIQDLMDQIGTLQEMFEEVEGAIYRLEDLNEMLDLQSRQLDHRFQLALYKEKKLAELNVIKAKLANEHIERVSKYELKQQKMMKERRETFDEVFKEELREYKATGSISKLPVTQQGPSLDEIVLDVDSTIFNEFLKN from the exons atGTTTAGTACTTTACGAAATAAGTTCCAAACTGTTCAAGAAGGTATATCAGCtag tattagAGGATTGACTGTTATTGAAAatccaaaacaaaaaaaaaataacaatatcagAAATGTTAATTACAATGCAGGAGCTGATATTTTGCATAGATTTCAATTACAATGGAATGAACTACATGAGCTTGCAGAAGAAAATGCAGGGAAAGCTCAAGAAGCTGATAAACTTATTGGAACTATTTATGAGAAGCTTGAACATGAGTGGAAAAGTCTTACTTGTTTAAATAGTACTTTAGCTTacattccaaaaattaataatgcaataCAGGATCTTATGGATCAAAtag gaaCATTACAAGAAATGTTTGAAGAAGTAGAAGGTGCAATATATCGTTTAGaagatttaaatgaaatgttaGATTTGCAAAGTAGACAGTTAGATCATAGATTTCAATTAGccttatataaagaaaaaaagcttgcagaattaaatgttattaaag CAAAATTGGCCAATGAACATATTGAAAGAGTATCAAAATATGAGCTTAAACAACagaaaatgatgaaagaaaGACGAGAAACATTTGATGaagtttttaaagaagaacTTAGAGAATATAAAGCAACAGGATCTATATCAA aattaccaGTGACACAACAAGGTCCATCATTAGATGAGATAGTTTTGGATGTAGattcaacaatatttaatgaattcttaaaaaattaa